A window of Streptomyces sp. NBC_01571 genomic DNA:
TGATTCGGCGCTGTGTCCATTCCTGGGTGAGGCCGTAGTCGATGCGGGCGTTCACCTGGGTGTCGGTGAGCAGCTCGGGCGTGCGGCCGGGGGCGCAGTCGGCCGGGATGCCGGGCAGGTCCCAGTCCTTGACGGGGCCGGCGGGCCGCGCGGGCTGCTACGCAGCGTCGTGACCTGCGTGTACACCCATCGTGGGCGTGATCCTGGCCGTGTTGCGCACCGCTCCGCAGGGCTCGCCGAGCCACTCCGTGCGGGAGGCCGGCCACCCGCCCGCCGGAGCCACGGCACCGCGCACGGGCACGTCCTGACGGCCCCTCAGCCGTCCGGCCCGAATTCGATCGGTCGCCCGGAACACCGTTGACAGCCTCCCGGGAATCCAGCCGTAAACACGAAACACCCCCGGACGAAATACCGCCCGAGGGTGTTCCACCGAACTCCCGATTTACGCGGCCCGCTCCCGCTCCTTCTTCCGCCGATTAACGACCGTCGCGGGTCAGGCGGCGGTTCGGCGGTCGAGGGTGCCCGGCGACCGCGTGAGCGCGTGTCAGCCGCAGGTAGGGCAGGGCGGGCAGGGCTTGACGGTGACGTCGTCGATGACGGGCCCCCAGGCGCTGTTGGGCGTGGTACTGGCGAAGGACAGCGTCGTGGAGGTACCGGTGGCTACGAAGGTCACCTGCCGGTTGATGTAGCCCATGTTGGTGCGGGTCTTGCCGGTGACGTCGAAGGAGAAGTTCTGGACGTCCTGGCCGTCGATGCGGACTTGGCCCGTCTTCACGGTCGGCGGACCACCGAAGTTGCCGGCGAGCGCGTACGTCACGGTGTACTGGGTGCCCGGAACGGTGGTGAACGTCTGGGACACCGATCCGGGGTTGTTTCCGTTGAGGTCCAGGGACTGGTCGCCTTCGGCCGCCTGCCAGTACCCCGCACCGATCAGGTCCGCCGTCCCGCTGGTGACCTGCCAGGGGCCGATCGTTTGCCCTGCCGTGAAGGTCTGAAAAGTTGCCGGGGGGACGGTGGGCGTCTCGAAGCTGCCGTCGTCGAAGCGGCTGAACGCCAGGGAGGACGCGGCGAGTCCGTGTGTCGCGATGGGGCCCTTCGCCGGAGCGGCGACCGCTGCGCCAGCCCCAGCTAGAAGGACAGACACCGCAGCAGCGACGAGAGAGACGCGGGGTGCGAACATGGTTGGCCTTTCCTTGATCGTCGGCACATGCCTAGATCATGTGCCGACGATCAAGTTAGGGAGCTGCACGCTGGTCATGTAACCGCTAAAGGAGGGACATGCTCCATACCCGGTTGCTCCTTCAGCGCTCCCCGCGT
This region includes:
- a CDS encoding choice-of-anchor C family protein, yielding MFAPRVSLVAAAVSVLLAGAGAAVAAPAKGPIATHGLAASSLAFSRFDDGSFETPTVPPATFQTFTAGQTIGPWQVTSGTADLIGAGYWQAAEGDQSLDLNGNNPGSVSQTFTTVPGTQYTVTYALAGNFGGPPTVKTGQVRIDGQDVQNFSFDVTGKTRTNMGYINRQVTFVATGTSTTLSFASTTPNSAWGPVIDDVTVKPCPPCPTCG